One Solanum lycopersicum chromosome 2, SLM_r2.1 genomic region harbors:
- the LOC104645873 gene encoding protein unc-13 homolog isoform X4 translates to MIISVKQHMSSFLMLLDLQMHGGLIVPSKEIKKEKTSRLMTKLGCSKSDNAMTQSQHLSVLVSLLETMRVQMEGWGSWDKST, encoded by the exons ATGATCATCTCCGTGAAACAGCATATGAGTTCCTTCTTGATGCTGCTGGACCTTCAG ATGCATGGAGGCCTCATTGTACCATCGAAGGAAATAAAGAAGGAGAAGACATCTAGATTAATGACGAAGCTGGGCTGTAGTAAGAGTGACAATGCAATGACCCAGTCACAACATTTATCTGTATTGGTCAGTTTGTTGGAGACAATGCGTGTCCAGATGGAG GGTTGGGGAAGCTGGGATAAAAGCACATGA
- the LOC104645873 gene encoding protein unc-13 homolog isoform X1, producing the protein MIISVKQHMSSFLMLLDLQMHGGLIVPSKEIKKEKTSRLMTKLGCSKSDNAMTQSQHLSVLVSLLETMRVQMELNMLEEGLINHSATGLGKLG; encoded by the exons ATGATCATCTCCGTGAAACAGCATATGAGTTCCTTCTTGATGCTGCTGGACCTTCAG ATGCATGGAGGCCTCATTGTACCATCGAAGGAAATAAAGAAGGAGAAGACATCTAGATTAATGACGAAGCTGGGCTGTAGTAAGAGTGACAATGCAATGACCCAGTCACAACATTTATCTGTATTGGTCAGTTTGTTGGAGACAATGCGTGTCCAGATGGAG TTAAACATGTTGGAGGAGGGGCTTATAAATCATTCTGCTACAGGGTTGGGGAAGCTGGGATAA
- the LOC104645873 gene encoding protein unc-13 homolog isoform X5 codes for MIISVKQHMSSFLMLLDLQMHGGLIVPSKEIKKEKTSRLMTKLGCSKSDNAMTQSQHLSVLVSLLETMRVQMEFS; via the exons ATGATCATCTCCGTGAAACAGCATATGAGTTCCTTCTTGATGCTGCTGGACCTTCAG ATGCATGGAGGCCTCATTGTACCATCGAAGGAAATAAAGAAGGAGAAGACATCTAGATTAATGACGAAGCTGGGCTGTAGTAAGAGTGACAATGCAATGACCCAGTCACAACATTTATCTGTATTGGTCAGTTTGTTGGAGACAATGCGTGTCCAGATGGAG TTCAGTTAA
- the LOC104645873 gene encoding protein unc-13 homolog isoform X2, producing MIISVKQHMSSFLMLLDLQMHGGLIVPSKEIKKEKTSRLMTKLGCSKSDNAMTQSQHLSVLVSLLETMRVQMEIPGGHGRQDMTWSP from the exons ATGATCATCTCCGTGAAACAGCATATGAGTTCCTTCTTGATGCTGCTGGACCTTCAG ATGCATGGAGGCCTCATTGTACCATCGAAGGAAATAAAGAAGGAGAAGACATCTAGATTAATGACGAAGCTGGGCTGTAGTAAGAGTGACAATGCAATGACCCAGTCACAACATTTATCTGTATTGGTCAGTTTGTTGGAGACAATGCGTGTCCAGATGGAG ATTCCTGGAGGCCATGGACGTCAGGACATGACTTGGTCTCCTTAA
- the LOC104645873 gene encoding uncharacterized protein isoform X3, with product MLLVILCLDCRYLLLIPLSSFKMYSFLAFTWMDGRYLYFRLYFFLAIGDDHLRETAYEFLLDAAGPSDAWRPHCTIEGNKEGEDI from the exons ATGCTGCTGGTGATCTTGTGCTTGGATTGCCGTTATTTGCTACTG ATTCCATTATCTTCTTTCAAAATGTattcttttcttgcttttaCGTGGATGGATGGGAGATACTTGTACTTCAGGCTGTATTTCTTCCTAGCTATTGGCGATGATCATCTCCGTGAAACAGCATATGAGTTCCTTCTTGATGCTGCTGGACCTTCAG ATGCATGGAGGCCTCATTGTACCATCGAAGGAAATAAAGAAGGAGAAGACATCTAG
- the LOC101267958 gene encoding probable LRR receptor-like serine/threonine-protein kinase At1g07650, which yields MPRIFNFFLIFFTIVICFTADNIEAQTGQLPRDEVEALREIADQLGKKDWDFKLNPCDGNSNWSTPKRKDMPWYTNMLECNCTFLDNLCHVENISLIGQDLAGVLPASLAKLPYLRKIDLNRNYLNGTIPPEWASTKLEIMAISNNRLSGHVPEYIGNMTSLVRLSLETNLFNGSLPAEVGNLVNLEMLNLKANNFTGEWPVELNNLTKLDELRITSNSFVGKLPNFESWKNLRKLEIEGSGFEGPLPPSFSVLSSLEELRISDLNGGASEFPSLTNLTSMTKLVLRSCNIHGNIHDSVAEMVNLRFLDLSFNNLEGGIANLEHVTQMEATYLTGNAFVGQIPNWLTSRDTRNVIDLSYNKFDESSEPGSCRDNLNLFRSFKVENFVERGKCFSASPCSEDKYSLHINCGGGNVTVGNTTYIADEDSAGAAKFVYWKGNWGTSSTGHFWDTDVSLDDHKAKNVSAIKGDESQLYMTAHLSPLSMTYFGRCLANGNYTLTLHFAEIVYRDNQSFRSLGKRIFDIYIQDKLKFKDFDIKRLAGGVDKALKEKFNVTVKDKSVQVRFQYAGKGTTSIPSRGHYGPLVSAISLEANFKPPPPQETSSNQKKKILIVAGAVTSSLALVLMIFFVAWKKRRNRKLMEQELRGLDLQTGIFTFRQIKAATSNFDSANKLGEGGFGSVYKGTLADGTIIAVKQLSSKSRQGNREFVNEIGMMSGLHHPNLVRLYGCCVERNQLLLVYEYMENNNLSHVLFGPEDCQPKLDWPTRQKICVGIAKGLAYLHEESPLKMIHRDIKGTNVLLDKDLNPKISDFGLAKLHDEEKTHVTTRVAGTIGYMAPEYALWGYLTHKADLYSFGVVVLELVAGKNNMKYHPDENYVCLLDWALVLQKKGKFLELVDPRLGSYYDKEEALRMIKVALRCTNPSPALRPNMSAVVNMLEGRLNVDESNIDSSGYDDEFNFQGLRDKYDEMQVTSSENQSVLFSTGTKGTDHSSSTFPSTSTSK from the exons ATGCCAAGAATCTTCAATTTCTTTCTCATCTTCTTCACCATAGTTATTTGCTTTACTGCAGACAACATTGAAGCACAAACTGGTCAACTTCCTAGAGATGAAG TGGAAGCTCTTAGAGAAATAGCTGATCAATTGGGGAAAAAAGATTGGGATTTTAAGCTAAACCCTTGTGATGGGAACTCAAATTGGAGTACACCCAAAAGGAAAGATATGCCTTGGTATACAAATATGCTAGAATGCAACTGCACTTTTCTTGATAATCTTTGTCATGTGGAAAATAT ATCTCTCATAGGGCAGGATCTTGCAGGTGTCCTACCTGCATCTCTGGCGAAGTTACCATACCTGAGGAAAAT TGATCTCAACCGCAACTACTTAAATGGTACAATTCCCCCTGAATGGGCGTCTACCAAGTTGGAGATCAT GGCTATTTCTAATAATCGGTTATCTGGGCATGTCCCTGAGTACATAGGAAATATGACCTCGCTTGTGAGATT GAGTTTGGAGACTAACTTGTTTAATGGATCGTTACCAGCAGAAGTAGGGAATCTGGTCAATTTAGAGATGCT CAATCTGAAAGCTAATAATTTCACAGGAGAGTGGCCAGTGGAACTGAATAATCTTACTAAATTGGATGAACT TAGGATAACCAGTAACAGCTTTGTTGGGAAACTGCCTAACTTTGAGAGTTGGAAAAACCTCCGGAAGCT AGAAATTGAAGGTTCTGGATTTGAAGGACCACTACCCCCAAGTTTTTCTGTTTTGAGCAGTTTGGAAGAACT AAGAATCAGTGACCTCAACGGAGGTGCTTCAGAATTTCCATCACTTACAAACTTGACGAGTATGACTAAATT GGTTTTGAGAAGCTGTAATATACATGGAAATATTCATGATTCTGTAGCTGAAATGGTCAACTTACGGTTTTT AGATCTAAGTTTCAACAATCTTGAAGGAGGAATTGCAAATCTCGAGCACGTGACTCAGATGGAGGCCAC GTATCTGACTGGCAATGCTTTTGTTGGACAAATTCCAAATTGGCTTACTAGTCGAGATACCAGAAA TGTGATAGACCTTTCCTACAATAAATTTGATGAAAGCTCTGAACCAGGTTCCTGTCGGGACAACCT AAACTTATTCAGAAGCTTCAAGGTCGAGAATTTTGT AGAGCGCGGGAAGTGCTTCTCAGCCAGTCCGTGTTCAGAGG ACAAGTACTCATTGCACATAAATTGTGGTGGAGGAAACGTAACTGTTGGAAACACTACTTATATAGCAGATGAAGACTCCGCAGGTGCTGCAAAATTTGTTTACTGGAAAGGGAACTGGGGAACCAGCAGTACAGGGCATTTCTGGGATACCGACGTATCGTTGGATGACCACAAAGCAAAAAATGTATCTGCTATCAAGGGAGATGAATCTCAACTTTACATGACAGCTCACCTCTCCCCTTTATCTATGACTTACTTTGGACGTTGCTTAGCAAATGGAAACTACACTTTGACACTTCATTTTGCAGAAATAGTTTACAGAGACAACCAATCTTTCCGAAGTCTTGGAAAACGgatatttgatatatacataCAG GACAAATTGAAGTTCaaagattttgatattaaaagACTAGCCGGAGGAGTTGATAAAGCTTTGAAAGAAAAGTTTAATGTAACAGTAAAAGATAAATCTGTACAAGTGCGCTTCCAATATGCTGGGAAAGGAACTACATCAATCCCGAGCAGAGGACACTATGGTCCTTTAGTATCTGCCATCTCTCTGGAAGCTA ACTTCAAGCCCCCTCCTCCGCAGGAGACCTCTTCTAATCAGAAAAAGAAGATCCTAATTGTAGCTGGAGCAGTGACGTCTTCTTTAGCTCTCGTTCTGATGATTTTCTTTGTTGCttggaagaaaagaagaaacagGAAATTGATGGAACAAG AATTAAGAGGACTAGATCTGCAAACTGGTATATTTACTTTCAGACAAATTAAAGCTGCCACAAGTAACTTTGATTCTGCAAATAAGCTTGGTGAAGGTGGATTTGGATCTGTCTACAAG GGTACTCTAGCAGATGGTACTATAATTGCTGTCAAGCAGCTTTCATCCAAGTCAAGACAAGGGAACCGTGAATTTGTGAATGAAATAGGCATGATGTCAGGCTTACATCACCCAAATCTCGTCCGACTCTACGGATGTTGTGTTGAGCGGAACCAACTTTTACTAGTTTATGAGTACATGGAGAACAATAACCTTTCCCATGTTTTGTTTG GTCCTGAAGACTGTCAACCAAAACTGGACTGGCCAACTAGGCAAAAGATCTGTGTTGGCATAGCTAAAGGCTTGGCTTACCTACATGAAGAATCACCTCTAAAGATGATTCATAGAGACATCAAAGGAACCAATGTACTCCTTGACAAAGACCTAAATCCAAAGATCTCAGACTTTGGTCTGGCCAAACTTCATGACGAGGAGAAAACACATGTCACCACCAGGGTTGCTGGGACTAT AGGTTATATGGCCCCTGAATATGCACTCTGGGGTTATTTAACACATAAAGCAGATTTATACAGTTTTGGAGTGGTTGTATTGGAACTCGTTGCTGGGAAGAACAACATGAAATATCATCCTGATGAGAATTATGTTTGTCTTCTTGATTGG GCCCTGGTTCTACAAAAAAAGGGTAAGTTTTTGGAGCTAGTAGACCCAAGGTTAGGTTCCTATTACGACAAGGAGGAGGCGTTGAGGATGATTAAAGTGGCCTTACGATGTACTAATCCATCTCCAGCACTAAGGCCAAACATGTCTGCAGTAGTAAACATGCTTGAAGGTCGTTTGAACGTTGACGAGTCTAACATCGATTCAAGTGGCTACGATgatgaatttaattttcaagGTTTAAGAGACAAATATGATGAGATGCAAGTAACTTCTAGTGAAAACCAATCAGTCCTTTTTTCAACTGGCACAAAGGGTACTGATCACTCTTCTTCTACCTTTCCTTCTACATCTACCTCTAAATAA